GACCGTAACGGTCATTGATTGATTTGAAATGGTCGATATCCAGAAGCAGTAAAGACAATGGCCGCCCGTTGCGACTGGCCAGCGCCATTTGGCGTGTGGCGGTTTCAATAAAGGCGCGGCGCGACAAGGTGTTGGTCAGGTAATCGCGGCTGGCGGTTTCCTCCACGGCGGTGAGCATGGCATCGTGCACCATGACCACCGCGCCCATGCTGAAGGCAGGAACGACAATGGCGCCGAGGGTTAGAAACGTCAGATTCAGCAATGAATAATCGGCCAGCCAGTTGTGGATCTCGGGGTGTTGCAGGTACAGGGCGCACCGCACAAAATGGCCAAAGGCCAGCAAGAATGACAGCCCGGCGGTGTAGTAATGGCCGTAGGTTGAGTGGGTTTGTGGCCGGTTGCGCACGATGGTTGCGCCAATCAGCAAATCCAGAATGGCGTGAAACAACGACGTTGCCAGCACGCGCGCGGTGAAGTTATCAACATAAAACCGCAGCAGGCTCAAGACGATGGCCAGCACCACCAGGCTGCCCAGCAGCGTGCGTACTGGCACTGATAACTGAAAGAAGCGACGACAACCGCTATAGATCAGACACAGCGCCGCTGCCAGCAAGGTATTGCCCAGCACAATCGGCACTACTGCAGGCAACAGGCCGGTGGTTAGATAGCACAACAATGCCACCAGTTCGAGGCCGTTGGCCCAGATCCAGTCACGTACGCCAGGCAGGCCGCTGCGGCGCAACGAGGCCAGCACCAACATCATCATGAAGGTGAGCAGGGCCGTAACAACCAACAAATTGGCGGGGCTTAACATGCTCCAACTCACTCGGGCGGCTCGTACTGGTTGGCCAAAGGCGAACTGCTTATTATCGGCAATTGCTTATGCAATTGTCATTGCGGTAACGGCGCATTGACTGACTGATCAATCTGGTCTTTAGCCTGGAAAATCAGCTTTTGCTCAACAAACACACTGTTTATCAAAAACAAAACGGGCCGCAGCGGGCCCGTTCTGGTTGCACGATAATTTTGCCGCTTACTTGGGCACGCTGCCCACCACGCCATCTACATAGAAATTCATCTGTTTCAGATCGGCATCGGCGTAGGTCTGACCTGCCGCCACAAACACTTTGCCGGTTTGATCTTTGAGCGGGCCCGCATACGGATGCAGCTTGCCGGACTTGATGGCGTCGCGCCGATCTTCGGCCAGCTTCTTCACGTCCGCTGGGACCGACGGGCCAAAGTCAGCAATATTGATCGCGCCTTCTTTCACGCCCCACCAGATGTTTCCGCTCTTCCAGGCGTTGGTTTTCACTTCTTCCTGCGTCTTGGTGTAAATCACGCCCCAGTTCAGTTCAGATGCCGCCAGATGTGCCTTGCCGCCGAACTTGGTCATGTCCGAATCCCAGCCAAACGCGAACACGCCTTTTTCCTGCGCGGCTTGTACAACTGCCGGGGAATCCGTGTTCTGCATCAGCACGTCGGCCCCTTGATCGATCAACGCCAGCGCGGCTTCGCGTTCCTTGCCCGGATCAAACCAGCCATTCACCCAGATCACGCGGGTGGTGGCATTGGGGTTCACACTGCGCGCGCCAATGGTAAAGGCGTTGATGTTGCGGATGACCTCGGGGATTGGAATCGAACCGACCACGCCCAGCTTGCCGGTCTTGCTCATCTTGCCCGCCACCACGCCCAGCATGTAGGCACCTTCATAAGTGCGGATGTCATACACGCCCATGTTCTTGGCGGTTTTGTAACCGGTCGCATGCATGAAAATGGTGTTCGGGAATGACTTGGCCACCTTGGCCATCTGGTTCATGTAGCCAAACGAAGTGCCGTAAATGACCTTATAGCCTTGCTGCGCCAGATCACGGAACACACGCTCCGAGTCTGCCGTTTCGGGCACGTTTTCCACAAAAGTGGTTTTGACGTCCGCGCCATACTTGGCTTCCAGCGCCTTGCGGCCTTGATCATGCGAATACGTCCAGCCGTGATCGCCCGTGGGGCCGATATACACAAACCCGACTTTTACCGGATCAGCCGCAAAGGCCGTGACCGATAAACCGAACGCCAGCGCGGTACAGCTTGCCAGCAATTGAAGGCGCGAAAACATGGATAACTCTCCCCGATTTGGTTGATGGACTTGGCGCGCAAACGGCCAGCCGGAATTCTGATGATTACGACAAGCAATGTAGCAATCCGCAGCCTTGCAACCTATGTCTGCAACGTTATGAGTGGTATGCCGTTCTGCATGCATTCGGCATGGACATCGGTGGGGATAATGGCGTCATCCATTTTCCGGAGTTGCCGTGATGCCATCGTCTTACCCAGCGCAAGGGCTGGAACCTACGCCTGAACAAATCCTGCGGCACCTGCGCCGCTCCAATGCGGTGGCTGAACGGGCCATGGCGCTGGGACATCACCCGTTTGGCGCAATCCTGGTCGGGCCGGATCAAGAAACGGTGTTGATCGAACAATGCAACGTGGACACCGTGAACCACGCTGAATCCACCCTGGCGCGCATCGCCGCGCAGAACTTTACGCCGGAGTATTTGTGGAGCTGCACTTTGTATACGGCGGTTGAACCGTGTTGCATGTGTGCGGGTACTGCGTACTGGGCCAATATCGGGCGAGTGGTTTATGGCATGCCGGAGAGTGCTTTGTTGGGGGTAACCGGGAATCATGACGAGAACCCGACGATGAGTGTGTCGTCGCGGTATGTGTTTGATCACTGCCAGAAGCCGGTGAGGTTGATTGGGCCGGTAGAGGGGATTGTTGAGGAGACGTTGGCGATGCAGAGGGGGTTTTGGGCGGGTAGATAGAGTTTGTTAGTGCCTGCGGCACGGATTTTAAAGGCGTTTGATACCCGGGGGTGCCCGGGAGCACCTTACTTCTCTTTGCGTCGCCAAAGAGAAGTAAGCAAGAGAAAGGCGACCCGGGCGCGAGCGCCGACGGGGCCCAAGGTCAAAAGCCGAAGCAAATCGTCTGTATGCGAGGGTTCTTTGCGCGCATCCTGCGTTCCCTCGGTCGGCCGGAGCCTAAGGTCTCCGGCTCTCGGTCGGCGTGATCAACAGCTCTATCAGCTAGGTTCAAGACCTAAATCAAACCAATGGCCTTTGGGCTCCTGTCCTTCGAAGCCCCTGGCGTTCAAATTACACCGAACCGCCCAGGGAGAGCCGGAGACCCAGGCTCCGGCCGATCGCAGGGTACGGCGGAGCCGCGAAGGCCGTCCTGGCTAACAGACGGTTCGTTTCGGTTTTTGACCTTGGGCCCCGTTTGCGCTTGCGCTGTCGGGTCGCCTTTTCTTTGGTTTCTTTCTTTTGGCGACGCAAAAGAAAGAAACGTGTTCCCGGGCGCCCCCGGGTATCAAACGCTTTTCACCACCCGTGCCAAAGGCACTCAACTAAACACGCTTTTAAAGCCCAAGCCCAAGCCCAAGCCCAAGCCCAAGCCCAAGCCCAAGCCCCAGGGCGGATTGCACCCCCCTACAAAACCCGCTCACACCACAAACAACACTCCCCCCACATTCCCATAACCGAATAACGGTTATAAGAACCCCCAGGCAGGCCATCCCCCCGCAAAGTGGTAGATTGAAATCATCGACCATCACACCAGACCGGCGGGTATTTCCGGCTATGACTACACGATCCATCCAGTTCTGGTACCGCGGGCAAATCCACAAGGTGGATGGGCTGGCGACAACGCGCAGCGTGCTGCAGCACCTGCGTGAAGACCTGCAATGCACCGGCACCAAAGAAGGCTGCGCCGAGGGCGATTGCGGCGCATGTACGGTTGTTGTGGGTGAACAAGTCGATGGCGAACTGCGCTTGCGGGCGGTGAATTCCTGTATCCAGTTCTTGCCCACGCTCGATGGCAAGGCGCTGTTTACGGTGGAAGACGTGGGCACGCCGGCGCATCCGCATCCAGTTCAGCAAGCCATGGTGGATTGCCACGGCTCGCAGTGTGGTTTTTGCACACCAGGTTTTGTCATGTCGTTGTGGGGCATGTACCAGAACGCACCCACCTGTCCGGGACGGGAAGAGTTGGCCGATGCCATCTCCGGTAACTTGTGCCGCTGCACCGGATATCGTCCGATTCTGGATGCCGCCAAAGCCGCCTATGCCGCGCCGCGCAAAGTGCTGGATGCGGTGCCGGTATTGGCTGCGTTGAGCAAACTGGCGCTGCTGCCGCCGCTGCGCTATCAATCGCACGGCCACCATTTCTTTGCGCCACGCCGTTTGAGCGAGCTGGTGGCAATCCGCAGTGAATATCCCGATGCCCGTTTGCTGGCCGGTTCCACCGACGTGGGTTTGTGGGTGACCAAGCAATTGCGCGAATTGGGCGACATCATTTATCTGGGCCAGATCGCCGAACTCAAAAAAATTGAGCACACTGAGCATGGACTGGAGATTGGCGCGGGCGTGGCGCTGAGTGACGCATTTTCCGCGCTGACGCAGCAAGAACCACAATGGCTGGAACTGGCCCGCCGCTTTGCTTCCGTCCCCGTGCGTAACGCCGGTACGCTGGGTGGCAATATCGCCAATGGCTCGCCGATTGGCGACAGCATGCCGGCGCTGATTGCGTTGGGCGCCACGCTGGTGTTGTGGCGCGGCGATCTGCGCCGCGAAATGCCACTGGAAGCGTTTTATCTGGGCTACCAGAAGAACGCGCTGGAGCCAGACGAGATTGTCGAAAAAATCTGCCTGCCCGATGCGCCTAACCAGGGTCATTTGTTCCGCACCTGGAAAATCTCCAAGCGCTTCGAGCAGGATATCTCCGCCGTGTGCGGCGCTTTCATGTTGCAACTGGATCGTCACGGCATCATCACCCAGGCCCGCGTGGCGTTTGGCGGCATGGCCGCAACGCCTAAACGGGCTGAACAAACCGAACACGCTTTGCTGGGGCAGCCGTGGAATCGCCAAACCGCTGAACAAGCCGCCTTGGCGCTGACAGAAGACTATCAACCATTGTCGGACCTGCGTGCCAGTGCCCAATACCGGCTGGAAGTCGCCGCCAATCTGCTGCAACGATTCTGGCTGGAAACCGGCGCCGGTGCGCCAGTGACCCGGTTGGGGCAAATTCATGAGGTGAGCGCATGAATATCCAGCGCGATCCTGGCCCGCATCTCGCCGCTCCCACCAGTCAGGTGGGCAAGCCGCTACCACACGAAAGTGCGCTGCTGCATGTAACCGGCACGGCGACCTATACCGACGATTTACCCGAACTGGCCGGCACCCTGCACGCTGCTCTGGGGCTGGCGACCGTGGCGCATGGCCGCGTGGTCAAAATGGATCTGGATGCCGTACGCGCCGTGCCCGGCGTGATTGCGGTGATCACGGCCAGCGACATTCCCGGCGTCAATAATTGTGGCGTGGTAGTGCACGATGATCCGATTCTGGTCGATGCGGATATCCAGTTTTATGGCCAGCCGCTGTTCGCAGTGGCGGCGCGGAGCCACGATATTGCCCGCCGTGCCGCCCGGCTGGCGAAGGTCGAGTACGAAACGCTGCCCGCGATTCTCACGATGGAGGAAGCCATCGGCGCGCAGTCCTGGGTTTTGCCGCCAGCGGACATGAACCGTGGCGATGCTGCCGCAGCGCTGGACAACGCGCCGCACCGGCTCACCGGTTTTGCCAGCGTGGGTGGCCAGGAGCATTTTTATCTGGAAGGGCAGGTGTCTTATGCGCAGTTGCGCCCAGACGACACCATGCATGTGTATTGCTCCACTCAGCACCCGAGCGAAATGCAGCATCTGGTGGCGCACGCCTTGGGTTGGCGCTCGCATCAAGTCAGTGTGGAATGTCGACGCATGGGCGGCGGCTTTGGCGGCAAGGAATCGCAATCCGGACAATGGGCTTGCCTGGCGGCGCTGCTGGCCTGGCAAACCGGCAAGCCGGTCAAGCTGCGGCTAGATCGTGACGACGACATGGTACTTACCGGCAAACGCCATCCGTTTCAGGCGCGCTGGGAAGCCGGGTTTGATGCTGACGGATTGATTCGGGGACTGAAGCTGGAGCTGGCCTCCAACTGCGGTTACTCGGCGGATTTGTCTGGCCCGGTGAATGATCGGGCGCTGTGCCATCTGGATAACGGATATTACCTGGACGCCGTGGCCATCCGCAGTCTGCGCTGCAAAACCAACACGGTATCCAATACCGCGTTTCGTGGTTTTGGTGGGCCGCAGGGCATGTTCATGATCGAGAGCATCGTCGATGACATTGCCCGCCATCTCAAGCTGGACTCGCTGGCCGTGCGCCAGCGTAATCTCTATGGCGAGAGCGACGGTGATACTCGCAACACCACGCATTACGGCATGAAGGTGGAAGACAACATTCTGCCGCAAATGCTCAGCGAACTGGCGCAATCCAGCCAGTATGCCGAGCGCCGGGCGGCGATTGCGTTATTCAACAACAACAGCCCGATCATCAAGCGCGGCATTGCGCTGACGCCGGTGAAATTTGGTATCTCGTTTAACGCCACGCTGTTTAACCAGGCCGGCGCGCTGGTGCATGTTTATGCGGACGGCACCGTGCTGGTGTCGCATGGCGGCACCGAGATGGGCCAGGGTTTGTACACCAAGATCCGGCAGATCGTGGCCGAGGTGTTCGGGCTGCCGCCTGCCGATATCCGCTTTACCGCGACTGACACTTCACGCATTCCCAATACCTCCGCTACCGCCGCTTCGAGTGGCACCGATCTGAACGGCTATGCCTCGCATAACGCCGCACTGGCGATTCGTGAACGGCTGGCGTTGCTAGTGGCGCAAATCGCTGACTGCCAGCCGCAAGAAGTGCTGTTCCTCGATGGTCGCGTGCTGGCACCGGGTTTTCTGGAGAGCTTTGCCGATGTCGCCCGGCGCGCTTATGCCGCCCGCGTGCAGTTGTGGAGCGATGGATTTTATCGCACGCCCAAAATTCATTGGGATGCGACGACCCGTACCGGTCGGCCGTTTTTCTACTTTTCTTATGGCGCGGCGGTGAGCGAAGTGGCGATTGATACGCTCACCGGCGAGATGAAAGTGCTACGCGCAGACATCCTGCATGACGTGGGTCGCTCGATTAACCCGGCGCTGGATATCGGCCAGATTGAAGGTGGTTATATCCAGGGCATGGGCTGGCTGACTTCAGAAGAACTGTGTTGGCAGCGCGAAGGTGCGCAGCGGGGTCGTTTTAACTCGCACGCACCATCCACCTACAAAATCCCGACTGCGTATGATGTGCCGGAGGTACTCAACGTCAAATTGTTTGACGGTGCCAATGTCGAAGAAACCATCCACCGTTCCAAAGCGGTTGGCGAACCACCGCTGATGCTGGCGTTGTCCGTCTTCTTTGCGGTGCGCGATGCCGTGGCCTCAGCCGTAGGGCCGGGCAGTCGGCCGCCGCTAACTGCTCCGGCTACACCTGAAGCCATTCTGCGGGCCATCCGCCAGGGCAAGGAGCAAGCCGTATGAGCGCGTGGTTGCAAACTCTCGCCCAGCGCTTGCAGGCCGGAGACGACCAGGTGCTGGTGACCGTGGCGCGCGCAGAGGGCTCCACCCCACGTGATGCGGGTACGGTGATGTTGGTCGGCGCCACCGACACGCTCGATACCATCGGCGGTGGGCACCTGGAATGGGAAGCCATCGCCATGGCCCGCGTATTACTGGCGGGCGGGCCGCAACAAGCTTTGCTGCGCTTCAGTCTTGGCGCGCGATTGGGCCAATGTTGTGGCGGAGTGGTCTGGCTGGTGCTGGAACGTATCGCGGCCAGTGACGCGTCCGCGTGGCAACAACGCGCCGATGCTTTGCGCCATGGCAAAGCCTTGCAACGCAGCGTGGCCAGCAACGGCAACGGTTCAGCCTGGGCGCTGGTTGCGGCAGAAGAGCTGGTGGCCAAAGCCGAGCTGGCGGGCGATGTCAAAACCTGGTCTTTGCAGCAAACGCTGGTGCCGTATCCATTCACCGTAATGTTGTTCGGCGCCGGGCATGTCGGCGCAGCGTTGGTGCGGGTGCTGGCGCCGCTGGGCATCCGGCTGATCTGGATAGACGAGCGTGACGACATTTTTACCACCATGCCCGATACCTGGCCGGACAACGTTGAATGCATCGCCACCGACACGCCTGAAGCCGACATCGCCGCCGCCGCGCCGGGCACGTGTTTCTTGCTGATGACCCACAACCACGCGCTGGATTTTCAACTGTGCCAGGCCGTGCTGCGGCGAGATGATTTTGACTACTTTGGCATGATCGGCTCGCACAGCAAACGCGCCAGTTTTGAGCATCGTTTGCGCGATCGCGGTGTGGCGCCGGAGCGTTTCAAAGAGCTGATCTGCCCGATCGGCGTGGCCGGGATCACCGCCAAAGAACCCGCCGCGATTGCCATTTCTGTAGCCGCGCAGCTATTACAGGTGCGCGAACGCCGCGCTTTGCTGGGCCGGCTGGCTTATTCGCAAGACGACCAACATCTTTCTGACCAACCTGCCACCCAATCCTCGGAGCACGTTTGATGAGCGAAACGCCCCGCTTGCAACTGGCGCATGTCACCAAGCGCTACCCCGGCGTGGTCGCCAATGATGGTGTTGATCTGAGCGTGCAGCCGGGCGAAATCCATGCCGTGCTGGGCGAGAACGGCGCGGGCAAAAGCACGCTGATGAAGATCATCTACGGCGCGGTGCAACCTGATGACGGCCAGATGCTGTGGAACGGCAAGCAGGTCAAAGTCGCCAGCCCGCACGAAGCGCGGCGCTTGGGCATTGGCATGGTGTTTCAGCACTTTTCGCTGTTTGAGACGCTCACCGTCGCCGAGAACATTGCGCTGGTGCTGGATGAGAAATTCGACCTGGCCGCGCTCTCCGCCCGCGTGACTGAGGTCTCGGAGCGTTACGGTTTGCCGATTGATCCGCAGCGGCTGGTGCATGGTTTGTCGGTGGGCGAGCGCCAGCGGGTGGAGATCGTGCGCTGCTTGCTGCAAAACCCGCAGTTGCTGATTCTGGATGAACCCACATCCGTGCTGACGCCGCAGGCGGTGCAAAAGCTGTTCGAGACCTTGCGACGGCTGGCCAGCGAGGGTGTGTCCATTCTCTACATCAGCCACAAGCTGCATGAAATCCAGTCGTTATGCGACGGCGCAACAGTAATGCGCGGCGGCAAAGTCACCGGCACCGCCATTCCGCGAGATGAAACGCCCTCAAGCTTGGCGCGCATGATGATCGGGCGTGATTTGCCGGTGTGTGTATCCCCGCCATTTACCGGTGATGCCAGATTGGTGCTCAGCGTCGATAAACTGAGTGCCACCACCGATGACCCGTTTGGCACGCAATTACACGATATCGATCT
This genomic interval from Silvimonas soli contains the following:
- the xdhB gene encoding xanthine dehydrogenase molybdopterin binding subunit, whose protein sequence is MNIQRDPGPHLAAPTSQVGKPLPHESALLHVTGTATYTDDLPELAGTLHAALGLATVAHGRVVKMDLDAVRAVPGVIAVITASDIPGVNNCGVVVHDDPILVDADIQFYGQPLFAVAARSHDIARRAARLAKVEYETLPAILTMEEAIGAQSWVLPPADMNRGDAAAALDNAPHRLTGFASVGGQEHFYLEGQVSYAQLRPDDTMHVYCSTQHPSEMQHLVAHALGWRSHQVSVECRRMGGGFGGKESQSGQWACLAALLAWQTGKPVKLRLDRDDDMVLTGKRHPFQARWEAGFDADGLIRGLKLELASNCGYSADLSGPVNDRALCHLDNGYYLDAVAIRSLRCKTNTVSNTAFRGFGGPQGMFMIESIVDDIARHLKLDSLAVRQRNLYGESDGDTRNTTHYGMKVEDNILPQMLSELAQSSQYAERRAAIALFNNNSPIIKRGIALTPVKFGISFNATLFNQAGALVHVYADGTVLVSHGGTEMGQGLYTKIRQIVAEVFGLPPADIRFTATDTSRIPNTSATAASSGTDLNGYASHNAALAIRERLALLVAQIADCQPQEVLFLDGRVLAPGFLESFADVARRAYAARVQLWSDGFYRTPKIHWDATTRTGRPFFYFSYGAAVSEVAIDTLTGEMKVLRADILHDVGRSINPALDIGQIEGGYIQGMGWLTSEELCWQREGAQRGRFNSHAPSTYKIPTAYDVPEVLNVKLFDGANVEETIHRSKAVGEPPLMLALSVFFAVRDAVASAVGPGSRPPLTAPATPEAILRAIRQGKEQAV
- a CDS encoding BMP family ABC transporter substrate-binding protein, with protein sequence MFSRLQLLASCTALAFGLSVTAFAADPVKVGFVYIGPTGDHGWTYSHDQGRKALEAKYGADVKTTFVENVPETADSERVFRDLAQQGYKVIYGTSFGYMNQMAKVAKSFPNTIFMHATGYKTAKNMGVYDIRTYEGAYMLGVVAGKMSKTGKLGVVGSIPIPEVIRNINAFTIGARSVNPNATTRVIWVNGWFDPGKEREAALALIDQGADVLMQNTDSPAVVQAAQEKGVFAFGWDSDMTKFGGKAHLAASELNWGVIYTKTQEEVKTNAWKSGNIWWGVKEGAINIADFGPSVPADVKKLAEDRRDAIKSGKLHPYAGPLKDQTGKVFVAAGQTYADADLKQMNFYVDGVVGSVPK
- a CDS encoding GGDEF domain-containing protein; this encodes MLSPANLLVVTALLTFMMMLVLASLRRSGLPGVRDWIWANGLELVALLCYLTTGLLPAVVPIVLGNTLLAAALCLIYSGCRRFFQLSVPVRTLLGSLVVLAIVLSLLRFYVDNFTARVLATSLFHAILDLLIGATIVRNRPQTHSTYGHYYTAGLSFLLAFGHFVRCALYLQHPEIHNWLADYSLLNLTFLTLGAIVVPAFSMGAVVMVHDAMLTAVEETASRDYLTNTLSRRAFIETATRQMALASRNGRPLSLLLLDIDHFKSINDRYGHAVGDEVLRDFALIMQNALRSVDSLGRLGGEEFGLLLYGASPAEARTISERLRALVEANTIRIGNGQASYTMSGGLAHWNPNESLQELTLRADTALYEAKAKGRNRIILSERTAPTAPPEYAS
- the xdhC gene encoding xanthine dehydrogenase accessory protein XdhC codes for the protein MSAWLQTLAQRLQAGDDQVLVTVARAEGSTPRDAGTVMLVGATDTLDTIGGGHLEWEAIAMARVLLAGGPQQALLRFSLGARLGQCCGGVVWLVLERIAASDASAWQQRADALRHGKALQRSVASNGNGSAWALVAAEELVAKAELAGDVKTWSLQQTLVPYPFTVMLFGAGHVGAALVRVLAPLGIRLIWIDERDDIFTTMPDTWPDNVECIATDTPEADIAAAAPGTCFLLMTHNHALDFQLCQAVLRRDDFDYFGMIGSHSKRASFEHRLRDRGVAPERFKELICPIGVAGITAKEPAAIAISVAAQLLQVRERRALLGRLAYSQDDQHLSDQPATQSSEHV
- a CDS encoding nucleoside deaminase: MPSSYPAQGLEPTPEQILRHLRRSNAVAERAMALGHHPFGAILVGPDQETVLIEQCNVDTVNHAESTLARIAAQNFTPEYLWSCTLYTAVEPCCMCAGTAYWANIGRVVYGMPESALLGVTGNHDENPTMSVSSRYVFDHCQKPVRLIGPVEGIVEETLAMQRGFWAGR
- the xdhA gene encoding xanthine dehydrogenase small subunit, which produces MTTRSIQFWYRGQIHKVDGLATTRSVLQHLREDLQCTGTKEGCAEGDCGACTVVVGEQVDGELRLRAVNSCIQFLPTLDGKALFTVEDVGTPAHPHPVQQAMVDCHGSQCGFCTPGFVMSLWGMYQNAPTCPGREELADAISGNLCRCTGYRPILDAAKAAYAAPRKVLDAVPVLAALSKLALLPPLRYQSHGHHFFAPRRLSELVAIRSEYPDARLLAGSTDVGLWVTKQLRELGDIIYLGQIAELKKIEHTEHGLEIGAGVALSDAFSALTQQEPQWLELARRFASVPVRNAGTLGGNIANGSPIGDSMPALIALGATLVLWRGDLRREMPLEAFYLGYQKNALEPDEIVEKICLPDAPNQGHLFRTWKISKRFEQDISAVCGAFMLQLDRHGIITQARVAFGGMAATPKRAEQTEHALLGQPWNRQTAEQAALALTEDYQPLSDLRASAQYRLEVAANLLQRFWLETGAGAPVTRLGQIHEVSA
- a CDS encoding ABC transporter ATP-binding protein, coding for MSETPRLQLAHVTKRYPGVVANDGVDLSVQPGEIHAVLGENGAGKSTLMKIIYGAVQPDDGQMLWNGKQVKVASPHEARRLGIGMVFQHFSLFETLTVAENIALVLDEKFDLAALSARVTEVSERYGLPIDPQRLVHGLSVGERQRVEIVRCLLQNPQLLILDEPTSVLTPQAVQKLFETLRRLASEGVSILYISHKLHEIQSLCDGATVMRGGKVTGTAIPRDETPSSLARMMIGRDLPVCVSPPFTGDARLVLSVDKLSATTDDPFGTQLHDIDLQLHAGEIVGIAGISGNGQAELLAALSGELPVQAEMITLEGKAIGHLRAGKRRDAGLCFVPEERLGRGAVPAMSLTENTVLTAHRKGLKQHGLLKLNAARDFALRCIERFDVRCSGPAAAARSLSGGNLQKFIVGREIMQAPKVMIVAQPTWGVDVGAAAFLRQTLIDLSRQGVAILVVSEELDELFEICDRIAVLAQGRLSAALIKAHTNAESIGLQMSGLAATQQKQEEPADALA